The proteins below come from a single Parazoarcus communis genomic window:
- a CDS encoding STAS domain-containing protein: MAEATVVRMEGVLTMRTIAGLVDRALPEGNCVVDLAAVVEADSAALALLLEWSRRLKARGDTLSVTGMPDGLKSLSELYGLDEVLPIAG; the protein is encoded by the coding sequence ATGGCAGAAGCAACCGTTGTCCGCATGGAGGGGGTGCTCACCATGCGGACAATCGCCGGACTGGTCGATCGTGCCCTTCCTGAGGGCAATTGCGTCGTAGACCTCGCGGCCGTTGTCGAGGCCGACTCGGCTGCGCTGGCGCTGCTTCTGGAATGGTCGCGCCGGCTGAAGGCGCGCGGCGACACATTGAGTGTCACCGGTATGCCTGACGGGCTGAAAAGCCTGAGTGAACTCTATGGTCTGGACGAAGTCCTGCCGATTGCCGGTTGA
- a CDS encoding MlaC/ttg2D family ABC transporter substrate-binding protein: MMKRILCCFLLMFATAAPAAFAIDEKTPPDVLVRSVTNDVLTIVREDKAIQSGDTTRALGLVEERVLPHFNFRRMTMLAVGRDWRSATPVQQDRLTEAFKTLLVRTYSNALTQYREQVIDFKPTRMGVADTTVQVRTEVRQPGAQPIGIDYMLEKTSTGWKVFDVVVAGVSLVTNYRGSFGSEVRSNGIDGLIRSLESKNSSLVSAQAGS, from the coding sequence ATGATGAAGAGAATTTTGTGCTGCTTCCTGTTGATGTTCGCGACCGCTGCGCCTGCCGCGTTTGCGATTGACGAGAAGACCCCGCCCGATGTGCTGGTGCGCTCGGTGACCAACGACGTACTGACGATCGTGCGCGAAGACAAGGCCATTCAGTCGGGTGATACCACGCGGGCGCTTGGTCTGGTGGAGGAGCGGGTGCTGCCCCACTTCAACTTTCGCCGCATGACCATGCTGGCGGTCGGTCGCGACTGGCGCAGCGCCACGCCGGTTCAGCAGGACCGTCTGACCGAAGCATTCAAGACCCTGCTGGTGCGGACCTACTCGAATGCACTGACCCAGTATCGTGAGCAGGTCATCGATTTCAAGCCCACCCGCATGGGCGTGGCCGACACGACGGTCCAGGTGCGCACCGAGGTGCGTCAGCCGGGGGCTCAGCCCATCGGCATCGACTACATGCTGGAAAAGACCAGCACAGGCTGGAAGGTATTCGACGTGGTCGTGGCCGGCGTGAGCCTGGTGACCAACTATCGGGGCAGCTTTGGCTCCGAGGTGCGCAGCAACGGCATTGATGGCCTGATTCGTTCGCTGGAGTCTAAGAACAGCTCGCTCGTGAGCGCACAGGCGGGCAGTTGA